Proteins from a genomic interval of Quercus lobata isolate SW786 chromosome 11, ValleyOak3.0 Primary Assembly, whole genome shotgun sequence:
- the LOC115966383 gene encoding peroxidase 7-like, translated as MQSSTSFLFVFLVLYLLSAFAHPGEGEDYLKVHKLPATSPYEDVMSFAYYYQKCPKAEAIINQKVKEWINKDYTLAASLIRLHFHDCSVRGCDGSILLNHEGSERKADVSKTLRGFEVIDDIKAEIEKKCPKTVSCADILTAAARDATVSAGGPYWMVPYGRKDGLVSLAKEAQLVPMGHEDITSLVEFYQSKGLSVLDLAILSGAHTIGRATCGSIQDRLFNYSGTGKPDPSLDAQYLNYLKRKCRWSSDYVDLDATTPKTFDSEYYSNLPKKMGLLSTDEKLYTDPRTAPLVNALAYQPSLFFYQFGVSMAKLGNVQCLLGNEGEIRTNCNFVNSKY; from the exons ATGCAGTCCTCAACTTCATTCCTCTTTGTCTTCCTTGTTCTTTACCTGTTATCGGCATTTGCCCACCCTGGAGAAGGTGAAGATTACTTGAAGGTTCACAAGTTGCCGGCAACCTCACCTTATGAAGATGTCATGTCCTTTGCTTATTATTATCAGAAATGTCCAAAAGCTGAAGCCATTATTAACCAGAAAGTAAAAGAATGGATTAACAAAGATTACACCCTTGCTGCCAGTCTCATTAGGTTACACTTTCATGACTGCTCTGTTAGG GGATGTGATGGTTCCATTCTTTTGAACCATGAGGGGAGTGAAAGGAAGGCTGATGTCAGCAAGACATTGAGAGGGTTCGAAGTGATTGATGATATCAAAGCAGAGATTGAGAAGAAGTGCCCTAAAACAGTCTCTTGTGCAGATATTCTAACAGCAGCTGCTAGGGATGCCACTGTTTCGGCTGGAGGTCCTTATTGGATGGTCCCATATGGAAGGAAAGATGGGCTAGTTTCTCTTGCCAAAGAAGCCCAATTGGTGCCAATGGGTCACGAAGACATTACTTCTCTGGTTGAGTTTTACCAATCCAAGGGTTTGAGTGTGCTGGATTTGGCCATTCTTTCAG GGGCACACACCATTGGAAGGGCCACATGTGGTTCCATACAAGACAGGCTCTTTAACTACAGTGGCACTGGCAAACCAGATCCATCCCTCGATGCACAATATTTGAACTACTTGAAGAGAAAATGCAGATGGTCCTCGGACTATGTTGACCTTGATGCTACAACCCCAAAGACTTTTGATTCTGAATATTATTCTAATCTTCCAAAGAAGATGGGACTCTTATCCACAGATGAAAAGTTGTACACTGATCCAAGGACTGCACCTCTTGTTAATGCATTGGCTTACCAACCATCTCTCTTTTTCTACCAGTTTGGGGTGTCCATGGCAAAGCTTGGGAATGTGCAATGCCTCCTTGGGAATGAAGGCGAAATCCGAACCAATTGCAATTTTGTCAACTCCAAATACTAA